The Candidatus Aegiribacteria sp. genome includes a window with the following:
- a CDS encoding ABC transporter ATP-binding protein, with product MKPGAILMDNVSLAYRLYHDRAVTLRETMLNVFNRSTKMELFTALDGVTFDVEPGEALAIIGANGAGKSTTLKLLAGIYEPSSGIAETGGRIASLLDLGVGFHPDLTGEENLMLNGSLIGLNRNTMKDLIPEIADFAELTRFMDTPVKYYSSGMFMRLGFSLATAVDPDILLIDEVLAVGDASFQAKCYERIWSFRKSGKTIIFVSHDMNAVTRLCTRAVWLNDGRIQKDGEVEDILSEYLDGIRSQHVAAAVSPKEWGNREVWFDSVTLRDVSGTPAGLFRKGEKIVIDAVIKTRLSGTVDNVVFGFSLHRPDGETIIGTNNLEMNEPLLSFSESVEASIEIMLDVEEPGSYILGLALTDPLARKDYHWQEFFYPITLLDVRIDPPLRLSNVTWKQC from the coding sequence AGCACGAAAATGGAATTATTCACAGCGCTGGATGGGGTGACATTCGATGTTGAACCGGGTGAGGCTCTGGCGATAATAGGTGCAAACGGTGCGGGAAAATCAACTACGCTGAAACTTCTGGCCGGGATCTACGAACCTTCGTCAGGAATTGCGGAAACCGGGGGAAGAATAGCCTCTCTGCTTGACCTTGGTGTTGGTTTTCATCCTGATCTTACAGGCGAGGAAAATCTGATGTTGAACGGATCACTCATTGGTTTAAATAGAAATACCATGAAAGATCTGATCCCTGAGATAGCAGACTTCGCTGAACTGACCCGGTTCATGGATACTCCAGTTAAATACTACTCCAGCGGGATGTTCATGCGTCTTGGCTTCAGTCTTGCAACAGCGGTCGATCCGGATATTCTTCTGATTGATGAAGTCCTTGCTGTCGGAGACGCGAGCTTTCAGGCGAAATGCTACGAACGCATCTGGAGTTTCCGGAAGAGTGGAAAGACAATAATCTTCGTATCACATGATATGAATGCGGTTACCAGACTGTGCACCAGAGCTGTCTGGCTGAATGACGGCAGGATACAGAAGGATGGGGAAGTTGAGGATATTCTTTCAGAATATCTGGATGGTATTCGTTCGCAACATGTTGCCGCGGCAGTCTCACCGAAAGAATGGGGCAACCGTGAAGTGTGGTTCGATTCCGTTACTCTTAGAGACGTGTCGGGTACACCCGCAGGATTATTCCGAAAGGGCGAGAAAATCGTTATCGATGCTGTTATTAAAACCCGTCTTTCAGGAACTGTTGATAACGTGGTGTTCGGATTCTCACTTCACAGACCGGATGGTGAGACTATTATCGGAACAAATAATCTGGAGATGAATGAACCACTGCTTTCTTTCAGCGAATCGGTTGAGGCAAGTATTGAGATAATGCTCGATGTTGAAGAGCCCGGCTCCTACATACTGGGGCTCGCGCTTACAGATCCACTCGCACGAAAGGATTATCACTGGCAGGAATTCTTCTATCCAATTACTCTTCTTGATGTCAGGATCGATCCTCCGCTTCGGCTTTCAAATGTTACATGGAAACAATGCTGA